The following is a genomic window from SAR86 cluster bacterium.
TGAAGTTTTTTTCCTATAGAAATTTTTTTTTAGTTGTGTAAAAAATATTCTAAGAAATAAAAATAAGAAAAATGGAATTATGATTGGGATTATTTTAAAAAACATAAAATACTAAAAGTCTCAGGGCCTTAAATTTTTTAACAAATTCCACGACCAATTATTATTTTGCTCCTCTTCAGTATTTTGAGAAGTTTCATCGGCGTAGTTTAAATTAATTATTAATTGAATGTCTTCAAGTAAATCTGGATATCCTAAATTAGAATAAGCTACTTCTAATATTTGCAAAGCTCTTAAGTTTTCACTTGAATTTGGAATATTTTCGATTACATAGTTGGCCCTTCGCAAAGCTGCCACATAAGCCTCTCTTTCAATATAATAGTCTGCTGCTGCTAATTCATTCCTTGCGATCATATTTCTTAGATATATATTTCTTTGTTTTGCATATGGCGCATACTGACTTTCAGGAAATCTGGTAAGAAATTCTGATAACTCTGAAAATGATTGTTTTGCCCCAGCTATATCTCTGTTTGAAAGATCTGTTTTTGTGACTCTTACTAAAA
Proteins encoded in this region:
- a CDS encoding outer membrane protein assembly factor BamD; translation: MNNYKYNNILIGLIASLFLVGCNSNGEEIEQPEKIYYDQAQQRMATNNFFGAIEALQAIETRYPFGRYAEQAQVELVYAHLMNSEPEASHAAAEKFIRLHPRHPNIDYAYFMKGLASYTRDKGFLVRVTKTDLSNRDIAGAKQSFSELSEFLTRFPESQYAPYAKQRNIYLRNMIARNELAAADYYIEREAYVAALRRANYVIENIPNSSENLRALQILEVAYSNLGYPDLLEDIQLIINLNYADETSQNTEEEQNNNWSWNLLKNLRP